Proteins from one Nomia melanderi isolate GNS246 chromosome 3, iyNomMela1, whole genome shotgun sequence genomic window:
- the LOC116429340 gene encoding NPC intracellular cholesterol transporter 1 homolog 1b isoform X2, whose protein sequence is MNRDIVKRNRIKLDTLLILCCVLTVTHCLAEPPRCVWYGDCSENDSGNRVTCVSNDSPRQIDDAVVAKRLSEKCPQYFDNSTDTPKLCCDSGNIETLLGQINMIESIFGRCPTCVRNALLLICDLTCSPEQSRFLRVTQTRNNSKGTYVSEIEAYVAEEYMSDTFDSCKNIVHPASGNLAMDLACGVHGAGRCTAEKWYEYQGNPDENDFIAFRLHFIPNNTFWNKSAKKCSERYNSLSACSCTDCPSGCNYEINLEPSDFLIFGHDGYGVIAAIFSVVFVSAAVIAYKLFRRFQRSDGTFEIEETDSEITDKSGGICRGNFQKVFRKLFAVSGELFAKYPMITLFACSYVILGLSYGITQLNIISDPIEIWAADTSRSRIEKDYFDSRFQPFYRTEQVYIKSKGLGKVLHNTSNDVLEFGPVFNRTFLLTVYDLQKKILDLGQDEGEGLERICYAPIQNDFTGPTTLNHCTVQSVWGYFQNSLEKFNGTYERNYLDHLYQCAQNAFDPGCTAPYKGPVLPAIAYGGFLRENEFNYNATDYINATGLILSFLVKNSLNESVLEETRKWEQRFIDFMREWDATDRPDFMEVAYTTEKSIQDELERSSKAEVLTAVYSYTLMFVYVAFALGRIKCSFKNYLINSKIMLSIGGIVIVMASVACSLGLFGYIGVPTALLTIEVIPFLVLAVGVDNIFILVHTHERMPKRAEESIPQHIGKVLAEVGPSMLLTSTSECFCFLIGTLSSMPAVNTFALYASVSILINFLLQMTAFVSLLSLDAHRSQNNYLDVLCCIKTKGERNCKVDENFSLIQTIFKRVYSPFIMKTPIRIIVLIVFFGMLLTHAIVLPQISIGLEQKLSMPADSYVLKYFQYMDDLLSMGPPVYFVLTPGLNYSNTSVQNIICGGQGCTDDSLYAQIYSAAKRPAESHLSKAASSWIDDYIDWSVNAGCCKYFPNNQSFCPHDDSKCLPCPIEKDNARPLASSFRKYIPYFLQDIPDAMCSKSGRPSYLDGMNYYLDEHGLTNVGDSYFMGYHTPLKKSSDWYEALKSARLIAKQITTMINNKGLAQQEITVFPYSVFYVYYEQYLTIWKEAISSLGFSLCVIFLVTALLTGFSLFSAVMVVLTVLMIIVNIAGLMYWWHIELNAVSLVNLIMAVGISVEFCSHIIHSYLNSTATTSVDRATETLNEIGSSVFSGITLTKIIGIVVLAFSKTQIIQVFYFRMYLGIVLFGAAHGLIFLPVLLSLVGPSRSSGHVRNQRKIQPYH, encoded by the exons ATGAATCGCGACATCGTGAAACGCAACCGAATAAAACTCGACACGTTGTTGATATTGTGTTGCGTTTTAACGGTGACGCACTGCCTCGCAGAACCACCGCGTTGCGTATGGTACGGAGATTGTTCGGAAAATGATAGCGGAAATCGTGTAACATGCGTATCGAACGATTCACCTCGACAAATTGACGACGCGGTAGTTGCGAAGCGTCTTAGCGAGAAATGTCCACAGTACTTTGATAATAGCACCG ATACGCCAAAATTATGTTGCGACAGTGGGAATATTGAAACACTGCTCGGCCAAATAAACATGATTGAGAGTATATTCGGCAGGTGTCCGACATGTGTAAGAAATGCATTGCTATTGATATGTGATTTGACCTGCAGTCCTGAACAAAGTCGATTTTTACGAGTAACTCAGACTCGAAACAATTCGAAAGGCACATACGTGTCAGAAATAGAG GCATATGTCGCAGAGGAGTACATGAGTGATACTTTCGATTCTTGTAAGAACATCGTTCACCCGGCAAGTGGAAATTTAGCTATGGACTTGGCATGCGGAGTTCACGGTGCTGGTAGATGCACAGCAGAGAA GTGGTACGAATATCAGGGTAATCCGGATGAAAACGATTTCATAGCTTTCcgattacattttattcctAACAACACTTTTTGGAATAAGTCAGCGAAAAAATGCAGCGAAAGATACAAT AGTTTATCAGCGTGCAGCTGTACCGACTGTCCGTCGGGTTGCAATTACGAAATAAACCTCGAACCTtcagattttctaattttcggGCACGACGGTTACGGAGTGATAGCAGCAATCTTCAGTGTCGTGTTCGTTTCGGCAGCTGTAATCGCTTATAAACTTTTCAGAAGATTTCAACGATCAG ATGGTACGTTTGAGATCGAGGAGACAGACTCGGAGATCACCGATAAATCGGGAGGGATATGTCGCGGAAATTTTCAGAAGGTCTTTCGAAAGCTGTTTGCTGTTTCCGGCGAAT TGTTCGCAAAGTACCCGATGATTACGCTTTTCGCTTGTTCGTACGTAATATTGGGGCTGAGCTACGGAATTACGCAACTGAACATCATCAGCGATCCCATAGAAATTTGGGCTGCAGATACCAGTAGATCGAGAATCGAGAAGGATTATTTCGATTCTCGGTTCCAACCGTTCTATAGAACGGAGCAAGTTTACATCAAGTCGAAAGGACTCGGCAAG GTGCTGCACAACACATCGAACGATGTCCTCGAATTCGGTCCCGTCTTCAACCGGACATTTTTGCTCACTGTATACGATCTACAGAAGAAAATACTCGAC CTTGGTCAAGATGAAGGGGAAGGTTTGGAACGAATTTGTTACGCACCGATACAAAATGATTTCACCGGGCCCACTACTTTAAATCACTGCACGGTACAAAGCGTTTGGGGATATTTTCAAAACAGCCTCGAGAAATTTAATGGAACGTACGAACGAAATTATTTGGACCATTTGTACCAGTGTGCACA AAACGCGTTCGATCCCGGGTGTACGGCGCCGTACAAAGGACCGGTACTGCCAGCCATAGCTTACGGGGGATTTCTACGCGAGAACGAATTCAACTACAATGCGACAGATTATATCAACGCGACAGGACTAATTCTATCGTTTCTGGTGAAAAATTCGCTAAACGAGTCTGTACTGGAAGAGACGCGCAAATGGGAGCAGAG GTTCATAGATTTTATGAGAGAATGGGATGCTACGGACCGACCAGACTTTATGGAGGTGGCATACACAACCGAGAAATCGATTCAAGATGAATTAGAACGGTCGTCGAAAGCAGAGGTTTTGACGGCAGTGTACAGTTACACGCTCATGTTCGTTTACGTAGCGTTTGCCTTGGGGAGAATAAAATGTTCTTTCAAGAATTATCTT ataaatagtaaaataatgcTCAGTATCGGCGGAATCGTAATAGTAATGGCGTCCGTAGCTTGTTCTCTTGGTTTGTTCGGTTATATCGGAGTACCAACGGCGTTGCTCACGATAGAG GTGATTCCATTCTTGGTGTTGGCCGTAGGTGtggacaatatttttattttggttcACACGCACGAAAGGATGCCGAAGCGCGCCGAGGAATCTATACCGCAACACATAGGGAAAGTTTTGGCTGAAGTGGGTCCGTCAATGTTACTTACCAGTACATCCGAGTGCTTCTGCTTTTTAATCG GGACACTCTCCTCTATGCCAGCCGTGAATACTTTTGCACTTTACGCGTCGGTGTCTATTCTGATCAATTTTCTGTTGCAAATGACGGCGTTCGTCAGTCTTCTATCGTTGGATGCTCACAGATCTCAG AACAACTACTTGGACGTACTTTGTTGTATAAAGACGAAAGGAGAGAGAAACTGCAAAGTCGATGAAAACTTCAGCCTGATTCAAACGATCTTTAAACGAGTTTATTCGCCTTTCATCATGAAAACGCCGATTCGAATAATCGTGTTAATCGTATTCTTCGGCATGTTGTTAACCCATGCTATAGTATTGCCGCAAATCAGTATCGGTTTGGAACAAAAGCTTTCGATGCCCGCAGATTCGTACGTTTTAAAGTACTTTCAG TACATGGACGATCTTTTGTCAATGGGACCACCGGTTTACTTTGTACTCACTCCTGGACTGAATTACAGTAACACGAGTGTTCAGAATATCATTTGTGGAGGTCAAGGATGCACTGATGATTCTTTGTATGCGCAGATATACTCGGCAGCTAAACGACCTGCAGA GTCTCATTTATCCAAAGCAGCCTCATCCTGGATAGACGATTACATCGACTGGTCGGTTAATGCAGGATGTTGCAAGTACTTTCCGAATAATCAGTCCTTTTGTCCACACGACG acAGCAAGTGTTTGCCTTGCCCAATCGAAAAAGATAATGCTCGACCGCTGGCGAGCAGTTTTCGAAAATATATACCTTATTTCCTACAAGACATACCGGACGCCATGTGCTCAAAATCTGGCCGACCTTCCTATCTCGAC GGAATGAACTATTATCTTGACGAGCACGGATTAACAAATGTCGGCGATAGTTACTTCATGGGTTATCACACACCGTTAAAGAAGTCCTCGGATTGGTACGAAGCCCTGAAATCTGCTAGATTAATAGCTAAACAAATCACAACAATGATAAATAACAAAGGTCTTGCGCAGCAGGAGATAACTGTCTTTCCATACAG TGTATTCTACGTTTATTACGAACAGTACCTTACTATTTGGAAAGAAGCTATATCATCGTTGGGCTTCTCGCTCTGTGTGATATTTTTGGTCACGGCGCTTTTGACAGGATTCTCTTTGTTTTCTGCAGTAATGGTGGTATTGACCGTACTCATGATTATCGTAAATATAGCTGGCCTGATGTATTGGTGGCATATCGAATTGAATGCAGTATCTCTGGTTAACTTGATAATG GCTGTCGGTATTTCCGTTGAATTCTGCAGTCACATTATTCACTCCTATTTGAATTCGACGGCAACGACAAGCGTCGATCGAGCTACAGAAACGCTTAACGAGATCGGAAGTTCT GTCTTCTCTGGCATTACTTTGACCAAGATTATCGGAATCGTTGTATTGGCATTTTCCAAGACACAAATTATTCAAGTGTTTTATTTTCGAATGTACTTGGGAATAGTATTATTCGGTGCTGCGCATGGCCTCATATTTTTACCCGTATTACTAAGCCTCGTAG GACCCTCAAGATCTTCCGGACACGTACGTAACCAACGAAAAATCCAACCTTATCATTAA
- the LOC116429340 gene encoding NPC intracellular cholesterol transporter 1 homolog 1b isoform X1 encodes MKINHLENNHECVARFVDVTASHVGKKKTRERRKRKGGREEGEKEKRRKGEREKVKMNRDIVKRNRIKLDTLLILCCVLTVTHCLAEPPRCVWYGDCSENDSGNRVTCVSNDSPRQIDDAVVAKRLSEKCPQYFDNSTDTPKLCCDSGNIETLLGQINMIESIFGRCPTCVRNALLLICDLTCSPEQSRFLRVTQTRNNSKGTYVSEIEAYVAEEYMSDTFDSCKNIVHPASGNLAMDLACGVHGAGRCTAEKWYEYQGNPDENDFIAFRLHFIPNNTFWNKSAKKCSERYNSLSACSCTDCPSGCNYEINLEPSDFLIFGHDGYGVIAAIFSVVFVSAAVIAYKLFRRFQRSDGTFEIEETDSEITDKSGGICRGNFQKVFRKLFAVSGELFAKYPMITLFACSYVILGLSYGITQLNIISDPIEIWAADTSRSRIEKDYFDSRFQPFYRTEQVYIKSKGLGKVLHNTSNDVLEFGPVFNRTFLLTVYDLQKKILDLGQDEGEGLERICYAPIQNDFTGPTTLNHCTVQSVWGYFQNSLEKFNGTYERNYLDHLYQCAQNAFDPGCTAPYKGPVLPAIAYGGFLRENEFNYNATDYINATGLILSFLVKNSLNESVLEETRKWEQRFIDFMREWDATDRPDFMEVAYTTEKSIQDELERSSKAEVLTAVYSYTLMFVYVAFALGRIKCSFKNYLINSKIMLSIGGIVIVMASVACSLGLFGYIGVPTALLTIEVIPFLVLAVGVDNIFILVHTHERMPKRAEESIPQHIGKVLAEVGPSMLLTSTSECFCFLIGTLSSMPAVNTFALYASVSILINFLLQMTAFVSLLSLDAHRSQNNYLDVLCCIKTKGERNCKVDENFSLIQTIFKRVYSPFIMKTPIRIIVLIVFFGMLLTHAIVLPQISIGLEQKLSMPADSYVLKYFQYMDDLLSMGPPVYFVLTPGLNYSNTSVQNIICGGQGCTDDSLYAQIYSAAKRPAESHLSKAASSWIDDYIDWSVNAGCCKYFPNNQSFCPHDDSKCLPCPIEKDNARPLASSFRKYIPYFLQDIPDAMCSKSGRPSYLDGMNYYLDEHGLTNVGDSYFMGYHTPLKKSSDWYEALKSARLIAKQITTMINNKGLAQQEITVFPYSVFYVYYEQYLTIWKEAISSLGFSLCVIFLVTALLTGFSLFSAVMVVLTVLMIIVNIAGLMYWWHIELNAVSLVNLIMAVGISVEFCSHIIHSYLNSTATTSVDRATETLNEIGSSVFSGITLTKIIGIVVLAFSKTQIIQVFYFRMYLGIVLFGAAHGLIFLPVLLSLVGPSRSSGHVRNQRKIQPYH; translated from the exons atgaaaattaaccatTTGGAAAATAATCACGAGTGTGTCGCCCGATTCGTCGACGTAACTGCATCGCACGTAGGGAAGAAG AAAACACGGGAAAGAAGGAAGAGGAAAGGGGgaagagaagaaggagaaaaggagaaaaggagaaaaggagaaagggagaaagtaAAAATGAATCGCGACATCGTGAAACGCAACCGAATAAAACTCGACACGTTGTTGATATTGTGTTGCGTTTTAACGGTGACGCACTGCCTCGCAGAACCACCGCGTTGCGTATGGTACGGAGATTGTTCGGAAAATGATAGCGGAAATCGTGTAACATGCGTATCGAACGATTCACCTCGACAAATTGACGACGCGGTAGTTGCGAAGCGTCTTAGCGAGAAATGTCCACAGTACTTTGATAATAGCACCG ATACGCCAAAATTATGTTGCGACAGTGGGAATATTGAAACACTGCTCGGCCAAATAAACATGATTGAGAGTATATTCGGCAGGTGTCCGACATGTGTAAGAAATGCATTGCTATTGATATGTGATTTGACCTGCAGTCCTGAACAAAGTCGATTTTTACGAGTAACTCAGACTCGAAACAATTCGAAAGGCACATACGTGTCAGAAATAGAG GCATATGTCGCAGAGGAGTACATGAGTGATACTTTCGATTCTTGTAAGAACATCGTTCACCCGGCAAGTGGAAATTTAGCTATGGACTTGGCATGCGGAGTTCACGGTGCTGGTAGATGCACAGCAGAGAA GTGGTACGAATATCAGGGTAATCCGGATGAAAACGATTTCATAGCTTTCcgattacattttattcctAACAACACTTTTTGGAATAAGTCAGCGAAAAAATGCAGCGAAAGATACAAT AGTTTATCAGCGTGCAGCTGTACCGACTGTCCGTCGGGTTGCAATTACGAAATAAACCTCGAACCTtcagattttctaattttcggGCACGACGGTTACGGAGTGATAGCAGCAATCTTCAGTGTCGTGTTCGTTTCGGCAGCTGTAATCGCTTATAAACTTTTCAGAAGATTTCAACGATCAG ATGGTACGTTTGAGATCGAGGAGACAGACTCGGAGATCACCGATAAATCGGGAGGGATATGTCGCGGAAATTTTCAGAAGGTCTTTCGAAAGCTGTTTGCTGTTTCCGGCGAAT TGTTCGCAAAGTACCCGATGATTACGCTTTTCGCTTGTTCGTACGTAATATTGGGGCTGAGCTACGGAATTACGCAACTGAACATCATCAGCGATCCCATAGAAATTTGGGCTGCAGATACCAGTAGATCGAGAATCGAGAAGGATTATTTCGATTCTCGGTTCCAACCGTTCTATAGAACGGAGCAAGTTTACATCAAGTCGAAAGGACTCGGCAAG GTGCTGCACAACACATCGAACGATGTCCTCGAATTCGGTCCCGTCTTCAACCGGACATTTTTGCTCACTGTATACGATCTACAGAAGAAAATACTCGAC CTTGGTCAAGATGAAGGGGAAGGTTTGGAACGAATTTGTTACGCACCGATACAAAATGATTTCACCGGGCCCACTACTTTAAATCACTGCACGGTACAAAGCGTTTGGGGATATTTTCAAAACAGCCTCGAGAAATTTAATGGAACGTACGAACGAAATTATTTGGACCATTTGTACCAGTGTGCACA AAACGCGTTCGATCCCGGGTGTACGGCGCCGTACAAAGGACCGGTACTGCCAGCCATAGCTTACGGGGGATTTCTACGCGAGAACGAATTCAACTACAATGCGACAGATTATATCAACGCGACAGGACTAATTCTATCGTTTCTGGTGAAAAATTCGCTAAACGAGTCTGTACTGGAAGAGACGCGCAAATGGGAGCAGAG GTTCATAGATTTTATGAGAGAATGGGATGCTACGGACCGACCAGACTTTATGGAGGTGGCATACACAACCGAGAAATCGATTCAAGATGAATTAGAACGGTCGTCGAAAGCAGAGGTTTTGACGGCAGTGTACAGTTACACGCTCATGTTCGTTTACGTAGCGTTTGCCTTGGGGAGAATAAAATGTTCTTTCAAGAATTATCTT ataaatagtaaaataatgcTCAGTATCGGCGGAATCGTAATAGTAATGGCGTCCGTAGCTTGTTCTCTTGGTTTGTTCGGTTATATCGGAGTACCAACGGCGTTGCTCACGATAGAG GTGATTCCATTCTTGGTGTTGGCCGTAGGTGtggacaatatttttattttggttcACACGCACGAAAGGATGCCGAAGCGCGCCGAGGAATCTATACCGCAACACATAGGGAAAGTTTTGGCTGAAGTGGGTCCGTCAATGTTACTTACCAGTACATCCGAGTGCTTCTGCTTTTTAATCG GGACACTCTCCTCTATGCCAGCCGTGAATACTTTTGCACTTTACGCGTCGGTGTCTATTCTGATCAATTTTCTGTTGCAAATGACGGCGTTCGTCAGTCTTCTATCGTTGGATGCTCACAGATCTCAG AACAACTACTTGGACGTACTTTGTTGTATAAAGACGAAAGGAGAGAGAAACTGCAAAGTCGATGAAAACTTCAGCCTGATTCAAACGATCTTTAAACGAGTTTATTCGCCTTTCATCATGAAAACGCCGATTCGAATAATCGTGTTAATCGTATTCTTCGGCATGTTGTTAACCCATGCTATAGTATTGCCGCAAATCAGTATCGGTTTGGAACAAAAGCTTTCGATGCCCGCAGATTCGTACGTTTTAAAGTACTTTCAG TACATGGACGATCTTTTGTCAATGGGACCACCGGTTTACTTTGTACTCACTCCTGGACTGAATTACAGTAACACGAGTGTTCAGAATATCATTTGTGGAGGTCAAGGATGCACTGATGATTCTTTGTATGCGCAGATATACTCGGCAGCTAAACGACCTGCAGA GTCTCATTTATCCAAAGCAGCCTCATCCTGGATAGACGATTACATCGACTGGTCGGTTAATGCAGGATGTTGCAAGTACTTTCCGAATAATCAGTCCTTTTGTCCACACGACG acAGCAAGTGTTTGCCTTGCCCAATCGAAAAAGATAATGCTCGACCGCTGGCGAGCAGTTTTCGAAAATATATACCTTATTTCCTACAAGACATACCGGACGCCATGTGCTCAAAATCTGGCCGACCTTCCTATCTCGAC GGAATGAACTATTATCTTGACGAGCACGGATTAACAAATGTCGGCGATAGTTACTTCATGGGTTATCACACACCGTTAAAGAAGTCCTCGGATTGGTACGAAGCCCTGAAATCTGCTAGATTAATAGCTAAACAAATCACAACAATGATAAATAACAAAGGTCTTGCGCAGCAGGAGATAACTGTCTTTCCATACAG TGTATTCTACGTTTATTACGAACAGTACCTTACTATTTGGAAAGAAGCTATATCATCGTTGGGCTTCTCGCTCTGTGTGATATTTTTGGTCACGGCGCTTTTGACAGGATTCTCTTTGTTTTCTGCAGTAATGGTGGTATTGACCGTACTCATGATTATCGTAAATATAGCTGGCCTGATGTATTGGTGGCATATCGAATTGAATGCAGTATCTCTGGTTAACTTGATAATG GCTGTCGGTATTTCCGTTGAATTCTGCAGTCACATTATTCACTCCTATTTGAATTCGACGGCAACGACAAGCGTCGATCGAGCTACAGAAACGCTTAACGAGATCGGAAGTTCT GTCTTCTCTGGCATTACTTTGACCAAGATTATCGGAATCGTTGTATTGGCATTTTCCAAGACACAAATTATTCAAGTGTTTTATTTTCGAATGTACTTGGGAATAGTATTATTCGGTGCTGCGCATGGCCTCATATTTTTACCCGTATTACTAAGCCTCGTAG GACCCTCAAGATCTTCCGGACACGTACGTAACCAACGAAAAATCCAACCTTATCATTAA